In the genome of Pelobacter seleniigenes DSM 18267, one region contains:
- the proV gene encoding glycine betaine/L-proline ABC transporter ATP-binding protein ProV, which yields MSKKVKIEVRSLYKIFGPQPKQAMKMLEQGLEKAEIFEKTETTVGVQDASFNIYTGEIFVIMGLSGSGKSTMVRMINRLIEPTTGKVFIDGEDLTAMTNDELVKTRRKKMSMVFQSFALMPHMTVLQNAAFGLEMDGVDKETREARALQALEQVGLEAWAESMPGELSGGMQQRVGLARGLAVDPDILLMDEAFSALDPLIRTEMQDELLKLQAKAKRTIVFISHDLDEAMRIGDRIAIMEGGRVVQVGTPEDILQNPADDYVRAFFRGVDPTNILTAGDIASDTQVTIVITEGNSPRAALQRLIKNDRDFGYVLDSNRRFQGVVSTDSLRELIDNPERRQVLSSAYLEDVTTALAGDSMQDILPQVTQHPWALPILNEEGNYVGAVSKNLFLRTLQRNDNNEPIEVASEATANE from the coding sequence ATGAGCAAGAAAGTTAAAATCGAGGTCCGGAGTCTTTATAAAATTTTTGGACCGCAGCCCAAACAAGCCATGAAGATGCTTGAACAGGGACTGGAGAAAGCCGAAATTTTTGAAAAAACCGAGACCACGGTCGGTGTGCAGGATGCCAGTTTCAACATTTATACAGGGGAAATTTTTGTCATTATGGGGCTGTCCGGCTCCGGCAAATCAACCATGGTGCGGATGATCAACCGGCTGATCGAACCAACCACGGGCAAGGTTTTCATCGATGGCGAGGACTTGACCGCCATGACCAATGATGAACTGGTCAAAACCCGGCGCAAAAAAATGAGTATGGTTTTCCAGTCTTTTGCCCTGATGCCGCATATGACCGTCCTGCAGAACGCCGCTTTTGGTCTGGAAATGGACGGTGTCGACAAGGAGACCCGCGAGGCACGGGCGCTGCAGGCGCTGGAGCAAGTCGGCCTGGAAGCCTGGGCCGAAAGTATGCCGGGGGAGCTGTCCGGTGGAATGCAGCAGCGCGTCGGGCTGGCCCGGGGGTTGGCCGTCGACCCGGATATCCTGCTCATGGATGAAGCTTTCTCCGCACTTGATCCCCTGATCAGAACTGAAATGCAGGATGAGCTGTTAAAGCTGCAAGCCAAGGCCAAACGCACCATTGTCTTTATCTCCCACGATCTCGACGAAGCGATGCGGATCGGTGATCGGATCGCCATTATGGAAGGCGGACGGGTGGTTCAGGTCGGCACACCGGAGGATATTCTCCAGAATCCCGCCGACGATTATGTCCGCGCCTTTTTCCGTGGGGTCGATCCTACCAACATCCTTACCGCCGGTGATATCGCCAGCGATACCCAGGTCACCATTGTGATCACCGAAGGGAACAGCCCGCGGGCGGCGTTGCAACGACTGATCAAGAATGACCGCGATTTCGGTTATGTGCTGGACAGTAATCGCCGCTTCCAGGGGGTGGTGTCAACCGATTCACTTCGCGAACTGATCGATAATCCGGAGCGCAGGCAGGTTTTGAGTTCCGCTTATCTGGAGGATGTGACCACGGCTCTGGCCGGGGATTCCATGCAGGATATTCTGCCGCAAGTCACTCAACATCCCTGGGCTCTGCCAATTTTGAATGAAGAGGGCAACTACGTCGGAGCCGTCTCGAAAAACCTTTTTTTGCGGACCCTGCAGCGTAACGACAACAATGAACCGATTGAGGTTGCTTCCGAAGCAACCGCGAACGAATAA
- a CDS encoding class I SAM-dependent methyltransferase — MNNQINQVSDTAFMAAAYRAMETNRPNALFHDPLAAKLAGARGKRIIDNLPKQAFIGGWSVVIRTRIIDDFIQNAILDGVDTILNLGAGLDTRPYRLELPKSLRWIEVDYPHVIELKETCLCGETPRCQLERVKLDLANIDARQTLLDNVEAQSKKVLVLTEAVTPYLSEDAVASLGADLGAHESITYWVVDYFSPASYEYRRRSGMSKSMKNAPFLFEPEDYFGFFLQSGWKPKETKYFATEAKRMNRPAPFPLFTKFMMRILGFFASPKRRREMQQYAGFVLFEPAKRAV, encoded by the coding sequence ATGAACAACCAGATTAATCAAGTCTCCGATACGGCATTCATGGCAGCGGCTTACCGCGCCATGGAAACGAATCGTCCAAATGCGCTATTTCATGACCCGCTTGCAGCGAAACTCGCCGGAGCCCGGGGGAAAAGGATCATCGACAACCTTCCGAAGCAGGCGTTCATCGGCGGTTGGTCGGTGGTAATTCGCACTCGGATTATCGACGATTTCATTCAAAATGCGATTCTCGACGGCGTGGACACCATTTTGAATCTAGGCGCAGGATTGGATACAAGGCCATATCGCTTAGAGCTTCCAAAGTCGCTTCGGTGGATCGAAGTGGATTATCCTCACGTCATCGAGCTAAAAGAAACCTGTCTTTGCGGGGAAACTCCACGATGTCAATTGGAACGGGTGAAACTGGACCTGGCAAATATTGATGCTCGACAGACATTACTCGACAATGTGGAAGCTCAATCGAAAAAAGTCCTCGTATTGACAGAAGCAGTCACGCCCTATCTTTCCGAAGATGCGGTTGCATCCCTCGGGGCGGACTTGGGGGCGCATGAGTCAATCACATATTGGGTCGTGGACTACTTTTCCCCAGCCTCGTATGAATACCGCCGACGAAGTGGCATGAGTAAGTCGATGAAAAACGCCCCCTTCCTGTTCGAGCCAGAGGACTATTTTGGTTTCTTTTTACAGAGCGGTTGGAAGCCCAAGGAGACCAAATATTTTGCAACTGAAGCAAAACGGATGAACCGCCCTGCGCCATTTCCTCTTTTTACAAAATTTATGATGCGTATTCTGGGATTTTTTGCTTCGCCCAAGCGGCGCCGAGAGATGCAACAGTATGCGGGGTTTGTTCTGTTCGAACCGGCAAAACGGGCGGTTTAG
- a CDS encoding ABC transporter permease, producing MRIFNFDEQLIPLDQWVQHGVDWLVLNYRHIFQLLKVPIEFSLNGLEWFFNTLPPVVIILLFAAAAWRFAGKRITVFTVLTFLLVGYLGLWDETMTTLAMVISSVFFCALVGIPLGIMSGRSDRFEMYLRPCLDAMQTTPAFVYLVPVVMLFSIGTVSGILATIVFSLPPIIRLTSLGIRQVHPELIEAALAFGATSGQVLRKVQVPLALPSIMAGLNQTLMMALSMVVIAALIGAGGLGNPVVQGLNTLEIGLATIGGLSIVLLAMVLDRITQGFAKKS from the coding sequence ATGAGAATTTTTAATTTTGATGAACAATTGATCCCCCTGGACCAGTGGGTTCAGCATGGCGTCGACTGGCTGGTGCTGAACTATCGCCATATCTTTCAGCTGTTGAAGGTGCCGATTGAGTTCAGCCTGAACGGCTTGGAGTGGTTCTTCAATACCCTGCCGCCGGTGGTCATTATCCTCCTTTTTGCTGCGGCCGCCTGGCGCTTTGCCGGGAAGAGGATCACGGTTTTCACCGTCCTGACCTTTCTGCTGGTCGGCTATCTGGGGCTCTGGGATGAAACCATGACGACCCTGGCCATGGTGATCAGCTCGGTATTTTTCTGTGCCCTGGTTGGCATTCCGCTGGGGATCATGTCCGGGCGCAGCGACCGGTTCGAGATGTATCTGCGCCCCTGTCTGGATGCTATGCAGACCACCCCGGCCTTCGTTTATCTGGTCCCGGTGGTCATGTTGTTCAGTATCGGTACGGTCTCGGGGATTCTCGCCACCATCGTTTTTTCACTGCCGCCCATCATCCGCCTGACCAGTCTCGGCATCCGCCAGGTTCACCCCGAACTGATCGAAGCCGCTTTGGCCTTTGGCGCTACCTCGGGGCAAGTCTTGCGTAAAGTCCAGGTTCCGTTGGCACTGCCGTCGATTATGGCCGGTCTCAACCAAACCCTGATGATGGCGCTGTCGATGGTCGTTATTGCCGCGCTGATCGGCGCCGGCGGGCTCGGTAATCCGGTCGTGCAGGGGTTGAACACCCTGGAAATCGGCCTGGCTACTATCGGTGGCTTGTCCATCGTGTTGCTGGCCATGGTTCTTGACCGGATCACCCAAGGTTTCGCGAAAAAATCCTAA
- the proX gene encoding glycine betaine/L-proline ABC transporter substrate-binding protein ProX, whose product MKRMLLVLLMLSLSFPAFAATDKPGQGVKVQPARATWNTGYFQEAIVRAGLKELGYDVAAPKELQNPLFYQSVVLGDVDYWTNGWFPLHVNQIPKNGADRIEEVGYVAKAGGLQGYLVSKRDVEKYNIKSLDDFKRPEVMKAFDANGDGKADLTACPPGWGCEKVITHHFKVYNLDDYINPIKAGYSASMADALARYKSGEPVFFYTWAPNWTIFKLKPGKDVMWINVPEIIPNDAQKPNVDRMTVSGVKGAVTDPLKAGFVVNDIRIVANKEFLSKNPAAKKFFELFSLPLGDINAQNTKMENGEKSQKDIERHAQEWISAHQDEWNSWLDAARKAAM is encoded by the coding sequence ATGAAACGCATGTTATTGGTATTACTGATGTTGTCATTATCATTTCCGGCTTTTGCCGCAACCGACAAGCCGGGGCAAGGGGTTAAGGTTCAACCCGCCCGGGCCACCTGGAACACCGGATATTTTCAGGAAGCGATTGTTCGGGCCGGTCTGAAAGAACTTGGTTACGATGTGGCTGCACCGAAAGAATTGCAGAACCCGCTGTTCTACCAATCGGTGGTGCTGGGTGATGTCGATTACTGGACCAACGGCTGGTTCCCGCTGCATGTCAATCAGATCCCCAAAAATGGCGCTGATCGGATCGAAGAGGTCGGTTATGTGGCCAAAGCCGGCGGGCTGCAAGGCTACCTGGTGTCCAAGCGGGATGTCGAAAAGTACAACATCAAATCGCTGGATGATTTTAAGCGCCCTGAAGTCATGAAGGCTTTCGACGCTAACGGCGACGGCAAAGCCGACCTTACCGCCTGCCCTCCGGGCTGGGGCTGTGAGAAAGTGATTACCCATCACTTCAAAGTGTACAATCTGGACGATTACATCAATCCGATTAAAGCCGGTTATTCGGCCAGTATGGCAGATGCCCTGGCGCGCTATAAATCGGGTGAGCCGGTCTTTTTCTACACCTGGGCCCCTAACTGGACGATCTTCAAGCTGAAGCCGGGAAAAGACGTGATGTGGATCAATGTCCCCGAAATTATCCCGAATGACGCTCAGAAGCCCAACGTAGATCGGATGACCGTCAGCGGCGTCAAAGGTGCCGTGACCGATCCTCTCAAAGCCGGCTTTGTGGTCAATGATATCCGCATTGTTGCCAACAAGGAGTTCCTGAGTAAAAATCCGGCAGCCAAGAAGTTTTTTGAGTTGTTCAGCCTGCCGCTGGGCGATATCAATGCACAGAACACCAAGATGGAAAACGGTGAAAAGTCACAGAAGGATATCGAACGGCACGCCCAGGAATGGATTTCGGCACATCAGGACGAATGGAACAGCTGGCTTGATGCAGCACGTAAAGCTGCCATGTAA
- a CDS encoding MarC family protein, translated as MDIHWALIINFAIALLAIVNPIEKIPLWVEASKDEKFTFQWSLAALVILSCACILLFFLWLGKGLLLKLNIDLASFKIGGGLILLQFGFSMMKGTAVDVSQTLSQEKEKFSEKLLKRYQQIFIPIGVPVIAGPGAITTMIIYGHQSQNWLDGLLLSVTVILVLVLLLLTLVSGGLIVKVTGTLPLQLISRVFGLILIAISVQFMVEGLTTVFPAWVS; from the coding sequence ATGGATATTCACTGGGCACTGATCATCAATTTTGCCATCGCCTTGCTGGCAATCGTCAATCCGATCGAGAAAATTCCTCTTTGGGTCGAGGCCTCCAAGGATGAAAAGTTCACATTTCAATGGTCATTGGCCGCCCTGGTGATCCTGTCCTGTGCCTGCATCCTGCTTTTTTTCCTCTGGCTGGGCAAGGGCCTATTGCTGAAACTGAATATCGATCTAGCCAGTTTCAAGATCGGCGGCGGGCTGATCCTGTTGCAATTCGGTTTCAGCATGATGAAAGGAACCGCAGTCGATGTCAGCCAAACCCTATCGCAGGAAAAAGAGAAATTCTCTGAAAAATTATTGAAACGCTATCAGCAAATTTTTATCCCGATCGGAGTTCCAGTCATTGCGGGACCTGGAGCGATCACCACAATGATCATTTATGGGCATCAGAGTCAAAATTGGCTGGATGGTCTGCTGCTCAGTGTCACCGTAATCCTGGTCCTGGTGCTGCTGTTGCTCACTTTGGTCAGCGGAGGATTGATTGTTAAAGTCACCGGGACGCTGCCACTGCAACTGATCTCACGCGTCTTCGGTTTAATTCTGATCGCCATCTCGGTCCAGTTTATGGTTGAGGGCTTGACCACGGTATTCCCGGCCTGGGTCAGCTGA
- a CDS encoding HDIG domain-containing metalloprotein — MNYGIDRERALELLKQYLTNPNLLKHCLASEAVMRSLARYFGEDEELWGLTGLLHDLDVELTLDDLSRHTHETVRILRAEGVAEEILEAIRMHNEHAHTDRRSQRFHHALAAGETITGLIIATALVYPDKKLASVKPKSVRKRYKEKQFAAGANRAIIAECEQLGLAVPEFCDLCLTAMQGIATELDL, encoded by the coding sequence ATGAACTACGGTATCGATCGCGAACGCGCCCTTGAACTGCTCAAGCAATATCTGACCAACCCGAACCTGCTCAAGCACTGCCTGGCCAGTGAGGCGGTGATGCGCAGCCTGGCCCGCTATTTTGGGGAAGATGAAGAGTTATGGGGCCTGACCGGCCTGCTTCATGACCTGGATGTGGAACTGACCCTGGACGATCTTTCCCGGCATACGCATGAAACAGTCAGGATTCTACGCGCCGAAGGCGTGGCCGAAGAAATTCTCGAAGCCATCCGCATGCACAATGAACATGCCCACACCGACCGGCGCAGCCAGCGCTTTCATCACGCTTTGGCAGCCGGCGAGACCATTACCGGGCTGATCATTGCGACGGCGCTGGTCTACCCTGATAAAAAGCTGGCCAGCGTCAAACCGAAATCGGTTCGTAAACGTTACAAAGAAAAGCAATTCGCGGCCGGTGCGAATCGCGCTATCATTGCCGAATGCGAACAGCTCGGCCTGGCGGTCCCCGAATTCTGCGATCTCTGTCTGACGGCGATGCAGGGGATTGCCACGGAACTGGACCTTTAA
- the yjgA gene encoding ribosome biogenesis factor YjgA, giving the protein MAERNEPAEEVLSKTKKKQQAKQVELVAEQLTGMADNQLSQLALPEALVREINLARATRGRSSYRRQLKHLAGVLRKQEDVLDALLGQLQQLDQVGRQEKKQFHQLESLRDRLCQESSFAEAVDELAGLVPASEIKVLSRLARSVHQNDDRRASREVFRRLKKLLTDQV; this is encoded by the coding sequence ATGGCAGAGCGTAACGAGCCGGCAGAAGAGGTTTTGAGCAAGACCAAGAAAAAGCAACAGGCCAAGCAGGTGGAACTGGTCGCGGAGCAATTGACCGGAATGGCGGATAATCAGCTGAGTCAGCTGGCGTTGCCGGAGGCCCTGGTGCGGGAAATCAACCTGGCGCGTGCCACCCGGGGCCGCAGTTCCTATCGTCGCCAGCTCAAACACCTGGCCGGGGTGCTGCGCAAGCAGGAAGACGTTCTGGATGCCCTGCTGGGGCAATTGCAACAGCTGGACCAGGTTGGGCGTCAGGAAAAGAAACAGTTCCATCAGCTCGAATCTTTGCGCGATCGCTTGTGCCAGGAAAGCAGCTTTGCCGAAGCGGTCGATGAATTGGCCGGACTGGTGCCAGCCAGTGAGATCAAGGTGCTCTCCAGGCTGGCGCGCTCGGTTCACCAGAACGACGACCGGCGTGCGTCCCGGGAGGTTTTCCGGCGGCTGAAGAAGCTGCTCACCGACCAGGTCTGA